One genomic segment of Terrihabitans soli includes these proteins:
- a CDS encoding peptidoglycan DD-metalloendopeptidase family protein translates to MSPASFIRLSIRFAAAGALGLSAAACSATDRFASSDPFSNPFTKRADASTYTGSVNSAPSGSVSSQPLPPPSGNYSANSYAANPTRPAPYAQPQNQSQYQYNPQSGWSAQGGQTVVVQQGDTMFGLGNRYGIPASSIAQANNLPANASLTPGQRLVIPAYRGQQPQAQKPLAAAPQKPKPVVQATRGGSHTVQPGETLFSIARSYKVTATELAQVNNVGLDHRVQMGEKIEIPGGARAQTAQAQRPVDQPAKVQPLVYRNDEQPRQQAEAPTPAPQTQKATYTDPEPQVTTGSTGGTDFRWPVRGRVISGFGAKPNGQSNDGVNISVPEGTEIKAAEGGVVAYAGNELKGFGNLVLIRHAGEWVTAYAHASEILVKRGDVVRRGQTIARSGKTGSVTTPQLHFEVRRGASPVDPMDHLPQG, encoded by the coding sequence ATGTCCCCGGCGTCTTTTATCCGCCTCAGCATCCGTTTTGCGGCTGCCGGCGCCCTAGGCCTTTCGGCCGCGGCGTGCAGCGCGACCGATCGCTTCGCCAGCTCCGATCCATTTTCGAACCCCTTCACCAAGCGGGCCGATGCCTCGACCTATACCGGGTCGGTCAACAGCGCCCCTTCGGGAAGTGTGAGTTCGCAGCCTTTGCCGCCGCCATCCGGCAATTATTCGGCAAACAGCTATGCGGCCAATCCGACGCGTCCTGCGCCTTACGCGCAGCCGCAAAATCAGTCGCAGTATCAATACAATCCGCAATCCGGCTGGAGCGCCCAGGGCGGTCAGACCGTCGTCGTGCAGCAGGGCGACACCATGTTCGGCCTCGGCAACCGCTACGGCATTCCGGCGTCGTCGATTGCGCAGGCGAATAATCTTCCGGCCAATGCGTCGCTGACGCCCGGTCAGCGCCTCGTCATTCCGGCCTATCGCGGTCAGCAGCCTCAGGCGCAAAAGCCGCTTGCTGCGGCTCCGCAGAAGCCGAAGCCTGTCGTGCAGGCGACGCGCGGCGGTTCGCACACCGTGCAGCCCGGCGAAACTCTGTTCTCGATCGCGCGCAGCTACAAAGTTACCGCGACCGAGCTTGCTCAGGTCAACAATGTCGGCCTCGATCATCGCGTCCAGATGGGCGAGAAGATTGAAATCCCTGGCGGTGCGCGGGCTCAGACGGCCCAGGCGCAGCGTCCGGTGGACCAGCCGGCGAAAGTTCAGCCGCTCGTTTATCGTAATGACGAGCAGCCGCGTCAGCAGGCCGAAGCTCCGACACCGGCTCCGCAGACGCAGAAAGCCACCTATACCGATCCGGAACCGCAGGTGACGACCGGCTCGACCGGCGGTACCGATTTCCGCTGGCCGGTGCGCGGCCGCGTCATTTCCGGCTTCGGCGCCAAGCCAAACGGCCAGAGCAATGACGGCGTGAACATTTCCGTGCCGGAAGGCACCGAGATCAAGGCGGCGGAAGGCGGCGTTGTCGCTTACGCCGGAAACGAGCTGAAGGGTTTCGGTAATCTCGTTCTCATCCGCCATGCCGGCGAATGGGTCACGGCCTATGCCCATGCGAGCGAAATTCTGGTCAAGCGCGGCGATGTCGTGCGCCGCGGCCAGACGATTGCGCGTTCGGGTAAAACGGGCAGCGTAACGACGCCGCAACTTCACTTCGAAGTGCGCCGCGGTGCGAGCCCGGTCGATCCGATGGATCACCTTCCTCAGGGATAA
- a CDS encoding glycosyltransferase family 2 protein, whose product MQLAAVLIAKNEAPYLVEWVAHHRALGFDRFLIYDNESTDDTPRVLETLSRVPGLEAIKWSVPEGYSPQQCAYSDALKRLRGTADYAAFIDADEFLIPHGDATIKGILADLERFPDFGGLAINQILFGHNEQEHFSLEPVMRRFPVRGRQTERVNLFTKTIFRLAHEPRFRLRFGRSARWREMRRITRYNASGRRLSFGKQMDFADALDLSKVQLNHYFVKSREEFEKKRRRGGGMGRTRAKRTNRHKEELFDWMGNNDAIIDEATLPFAEAIEMRMREIVRG is encoded by the coding sequence ATGCAGCTCGCGGCCGTCCTGATTGCGAAGAACGAAGCCCCCTATCTCGTGGAATGGGTTGCCCATCACCGCGCCCTCGGCTTCGACCGGTTCCTCATCTACGACAATGAGAGTACGGACGACACGCCGCGCGTTCTCGAAACGCTGTCGCGCGTGCCGGGGCTTGAGGCCATTAAGTGGTCCGTGCCCGAAGGATATTCGCCGCAGCAATGCGCCTATAGCGATGCGCTGAAACGCCTGCGCGGTACAGCGGATTACGCCGCGTTTATCGATGCCGACGAGTTCCTGATTCCGCACGGCGACGCTACCATCAAGGGCATCCTCGCGGACCTCGAACGCTTCCCCGATTTCGGCGGCCTTGCGATTAACCAGATCCTGTTCGGTCACAACGAACAGGAACATTTTTCGCTCGAGCCGGTGATGCGGAGATTTCCGGTCCGCGGGCGGCAAACGGAACGGGTAAATCTTTTTACGAAGACGATCTTTCGTCTCGCGCACGAGCCCCGCTTCAGATTGCGGTTTGGCCGGAGCGCTCGCTGGCGGGAAATGAGACGCATCACCCGCTACAATGCGAGCGGCCGCAGGCTTTCATTCGGCAAGCAAATGGACTTCGCAGACGCCCTCGATCTCTCGAAGGTGCAGTTGAACCATTATTTCGTGAAATCGCGGGAAGAATTCGAAAAGAAGCGCAGGCGCGGCGGCGGCATGGGAAGAACGCGCGCCAAACGCACCAATCGTCACAAAGAAGAACTGTTCGATTGGATGGGAAACAACGACGCGATTATCGATGAGGCAACGCTGCCCTTCGCCGAGGCGATCGAGATGAGAATGCGCGAGATTGTGCGGGGCTGA
- a CDS encoding outer membrane protein: MRMLALGLFASTALCTSAFAADVPVVPETTWTGFYAGLEVGYAFADKAEYDTGYDGLNDLVNEYTDLLEHDLDGLLGGVYGGFNWQNDSFVFGLEGSFAGAAIEGSESFDYLLYEGWCKELWLAAETETEINWLATATGRFGFLASDNLLLFVKGGAAFADIDAYGSAGLDVYNTHKETTKSLIGASIEGNETAFGFIVGAGAEWKFAQNWSAKAEYNYVRFEDVDFSGDYEITICENLVDSGKADFSADVDLHLVKVGVAYHF; encoded by the coding sequence ATGAGGATGCTCGCACTCGGTTTGTTTGCGTCGACAGCGCTGTGCACCTCTGCTTTTGCGGCTGATGTTCCGGTTGTTCCGGAAACGACGTGGACCGGTTTCTACGCTGGTCTCGAAGTTGGTTATGCCTTCGCAGATAAAGCGGAATACGACACGGGCTATGATGGCCTGAACGATCTCGTCAACGAATACACCGACCTTCTCGAACACGACCTCGACGGTCTTCTCGGTGGCGTCTACGGCGGCTTCAATTGGCAGAACGACTCGTTCGTGTTCGGCCTCGAAGGCAGCTTCGCCGGCGCCGCGATCGAGGGCTCGGAGTCCTTCGATTATCTTCTGTATGAAGGTTGGTGCAAAGAGCTTTGGCTCGCCGCCGAAACCGAAACCGAGATCAACTGGCTCGCGACCGCCACCGGCCGCTTCGGCTTCCTCGCCAGCGACAATCTCCTTCTGTTCGTGAAGGGCGGTGCCGCATTCGCCGATATCGACGCTTATGGAAGCGCCGGCCTCGACGTCTACAATACCCACAAAGAAACCACCAAATCGCTGATCGGCGCGTCGATCGAAGGCAATGAAACCGCGTTCGGCTTCATCGTCGGTGCTGGTGCCGAATGGAAATTCGCCCAGAACTGGTCGGCCAAGGCTGAATATAACTACGTCCGCTTCGAGGACGTCGATTTCAGCGGCGATTATGAAATCACCATCTGCGAAAATCTCGTCGACAGCGGTAAGGCCGATTTCAGCGCCGATGTCGATCTGCACCTCGTGAAGGTGGGCGTCGCCTACCACTTCTGA
- a CDS encoding rhamnan synthesis F family protein translates to MTAKAAIAVHAFYPDVFAAMLERIALLPDAHALYVTTVRDHADDLGRTLSRINRPTHLHVVENRGRDVLPFLETLPELKADGVETVIKIHTKKSPRRKDGEKWLDDILSQLLDPKSVAQAEQAFASDRTLGMIGPHGHFLTSSTYFGANAARVLSIGSRLGLGEAEIASHGFFGGTMFMARVAGFEPLLQLGFTRDDFEPEAGQKDGTLAHALERAVALSVTAKGQWIATMADMDTPADPQDRYSFAQGHRASAGPLGRLQDIGRRIERWVRRAIRGERRA, encoded by the coding sequence ATGACGGCGAAAGCCGCGATTGCCGTCCATGCCTTCTATCCGGATGTGTTCGCAGCCATGCTTGAACGCATCGCATTGCTGCCGGACGCGCACGCGCTTTACGTCACAACGGTGCGCGACCATGCGGACGATCTCGGCCGGACGCTGAGCCGGATCAATCGGCCCACTCATCTGCACGTTGTCGAAAATCGCGGCCGCGATGTATTGCCGTTTTTGGAAACCCTGCCCGAACTGAAGGCGGACGGCGTCGAGACGGTGATCAAGATCCACACCAAGAAATCGCCGCGCCGTAAGGACGGGGAAAAATGGCTCGACGATATTTTGAGTCAGCTTCTCGATCCGAAATCTGTCGCGCAGGCGGAGCAGGCTTTCGCAAGCGACCGCACACTCGGCATGATCGGCCCTCATGGCCACTTTCTGACCTCATCCACCTATTTCGGCGCGAACGCCGCGCGGGTCCTTTCCATCGGGTCGCGTCTCGGGCTTGGCGAGGCCGAGATCGCGTCGCATGGTTTTTTCGGCGGAACGATGTTCATGGCGCGTGTCGCGGGCTTCGAGCCGCTCCTGCAGCTCGGGTTCACGCGGGATGATTTCGAACCGGAGGCCGGACAGAAAGACGGCACGCTCGCGCATGCGCTGGAGAGAGCCGTGGCACTCAGCGTGACGGCAAAGGGGCAATGGATCGCAACGATGGCGGATATGGACACGCCGGCCGATCCGCAAGACCGCTACTCTTTCGCGCAAGGTCATCGCGCCTCCGCCGGACCGCTCGGACGGCTGCAGGATATCGGACGGAGGATCGAACGTTGGGTACGGCGCGCCATACGCGGCGAGCGCAGAGCCTGA